The Candidatus Palauibacter polyketidifaciens genome contains the following window.
GCCTCCACCCCATCGGGGTTGATGAGCAGGTCGCAGCGCGTGCCCCAGTCGTTGTCTGTGCCGACAAGCCGCATGGCCGGAGCGAGCGTGAACCCTAACTCCGACCCGACGTACGGCTGCGCGGCGACCTCGCCCGCCGCCAAGCCGAGCGCCAGCGCGAAAACGGCTCCTCTCATGGGTCGTCCCTCGTGTGAATTCGCGGGTCAGGCGGGCGGAAGCTCGGGGGCTGACGCCTCACCGCCGTCCGCGTCTCCTGAACCCACGGCGCGCTGCAGCACTTCCTGGATGTCAAGTCCCAGCACCGAGGCGAGTCCCTCCATCGTTCCGTAGGCGCCTCGCACCCGCTGGTTGAGAGCGTTGGACACGCCCTCTCCCTGGCCGCCGTCCATGACGACGACGCGGTCGATGTCCACGCCTTCCACCGCGCCGACGGCGATCTCGAGCAGTTCGGGGAGCTTCTCCGCCATGAACACGGCGAACGCGGCCTCGCCTCCGGTCTGGACCTCGGCGTAGAGCCGCTTCAGGACCTCGACCTGGGCCTTCCCGCGCTCCAGGATCGGCGCCGCCTCGGCCTCCGCCCGCGCGAACGCGGCCATCTTCTCGGCCTTGGCGGGCTCGATCACGTCCGCCCGCAGGCGCTGCTCCTCGCGCTCCACGCGCTTCATCTCGAGGATCTTCTCGGCCTCGACCTCGGCCTCCTGCGCCTTCACGCGCGCGATCTTCTCGGCCGTGTCGCCCTCGCGGTGCAGTTCGGCCTTGCGCACGCGCAGTTCGTTCTGGGCCTCGGCGACCTTGATCGAGGCCGCGGCCTCCCGCACCTCGGCGCGCCGCCTCGCCTCGGCCTGCGCCTCTCGCGTGTCGGCCTCCGCCTGGGCCTCGGCGATCTCCGCGGCCCGAATGGCCTCGGCCGACTTCTCCCGCCCGATCGCGTCCAGGTAGCCGCGTTCGTCGCTCACGTTCTGGATCTTGAGCACGTCGAGGTGGAAGCCGAGCGAGGCCAGATCCTCTCCCGCGTCCTCCGACAGCGCCTTGGCGAACCCCAGCCGGTCCTCGTTCACGGCTTCCGGCGTCAGCGTCGCGAGCACGCCCCGCAGGTTCCCGGTGAGCGTGTCCTGGGCGAGTTCCCGAACTTCCTCCTCCGTCTTCCCCAGCAGGCGCTCCACCGCGTTGTTGAACACCCACTCGGGCTCCGAGGCGATCTTCACGTTCGCGATCGCCTCCACGCTCAGCGGGATGTTCCCCTTCGAGAAGGCGTTGTTGACGAAGACCTCGATGGGGATGGTCTCGAGGTTCATGTGCTGGACCGTCTCGATGATCGGGATCCGGAGGGTGCGTCCGCCCGAGATGGAGCGGTAGCCGACGGCCTGGCCATCGGTCAGCATGCGATTCCGGCCGGTGATCACGGCCGCACGGTTGGGGGGAACGATCACGATCAGGTTTTTGATCGTGATGATCGCCACGAGTACGACGACGAAGAAGACGCCCGCCATCACGACCGGGGCGGCCAGGAGATTCAGAAAGTCTTGCATTTAAGCCTCATTCCTCGAGCAGCTTCATGTCTTCGGGATCCACGGGCGCGACATCGGCGATGCCGTCCGTCATGCGCACGACGACGACCGACTGTCCGGCTCGGAGCGGCAGGTCGTCGGGGCAGGTCGAGTCCAGGCGGGCGCGCACGCTGTAGCGGCGCTCCCCGCGCGACACCTTCACCGTACCCGCACCGTCCGGCGCTATTTCCATCGTGACTTCGCCCGTCAGTCCGGCCAGCGAACGCTCGCCGAGCGCGGTGCCGGCGCCCGAGCGCTTGATGTAGCGGAAGGCGGCGCCGATGAACGCCCCGGAGGCCAGCCCCGTGACGCCGGCGATGGCGGCCGTGACCGCGGGACTCGTGAACCAGTGCAGGATGGCGCCGGTCGCGCCGAACCCGAACATGGCGTAGACGATGGTCCGCAGCGAGAGGAGTCTCGCCACGTCGGCCGCGCCGCCTGCGTCCAGCTCTGCGTCCACATCCACATCGATGTCCATGCCGTCCAGGAAGTCGCCGAACACGGACAGCGCGAGGAAACCGCCGCCCACCAGGAGACAGAAGATGTATATCGTGAACATTCAGGCGCCTCCGCCGGACCAGGCCGCGACCGTTTCCCGCACGAAGTCCTCGAACACGCGCGGTGCGTGGCCCAGCACGTGGCTCATCGTCGCGAAGTCCTCCTCCGTCGCGAGGAGCCCTTCCGCGAGGAAGTGCTCCGACATGACCCGAAGGTCCCGCACGAGCCATTCCGGCAGGCTTCGGCTCGCGCGCGCCTCCCAGGCGTCGAGGTCGTCGCCGACGTACTCGATCTCGCGCCCGAGGTGTTCGCTCCAGATGCGGGCGACATGCTCGGACGTCAGCAGCTGCGGTCCGACCACCGGATACCGGATCCCCTCGTGGCCGTCATCGAGGAGCGCGTTCACGGTGGCGTCGGCGATGTCGCGGACGTCGACCCGGTGCAGCCCCGCGCCCCCGAGCGGGGCGGGATAGACGCCGGCTTCGAGCGAC
Protein-coding sequences here:
- a CDS encoding SPFH domain-containing protein, yielding MQDFLNLLAAPVVMAGVFFVVVLVAIITIKNLIVIVPPNRAAVITGRNRMLTDGQAVGYRSISGGRTLRIPIIETVQHMNLETIPIEVFVNNAFSKGNIPLSVEAIANVKIASEPEWVFNNAVERLLGKTEEEVRELAQDTLTGNLRGVLATLTPEAVNEDRLGFAKALSEDAGEDLASLGFHLDVLKIQNVSDERGYLDAIGREKSAEAIRAAEIAEAQAEADTREAQAEARRRAEVREAAASIKVAEAQNELRVRKAELHREGDTAEKIARVKAQEAEVEAEKILEMKRVEREEQRLRADVIEPAKAEKMAAFARAEAEAAPILERGKAQVEVLKRLYAEVQTGGEAAFAVFMAEKLPELLEIAVGAVEGVDIDRVVVMDGGQGEGVSNALNQRVRGAYGTMEGLASVLGLDIQEVLQRAVGSGDADGGEASAPELPPA